From Osmerus mordax isolate fOsmMor3 chromosome 8, fOsmMor3.pri, whole genome shotgun sequence, a single genomic window includes:
- the LOC136947756 gene encoding adenylate kinase 7-like — protein sequence MAEEKKEVHRTKRIFVNNIDTYSSKYIAKFLSTCIAGQSLEEVDAAVDDEDKPIQEPSLRDGTFQVVGTVGTKEGNEDTFALEQYSSSNREELLLRLLECDVVVYNISENATPELIDEATWALTAIHAQMDGWTSQKMFILVSSVMTWALSTSDDPELPFTEDDYRKKKPHPNFKEHTNLEKLLLKLGKVKKSKLTCYVVAAGLQYGMGENMFHFFFKASWQGQFAKVPIFGRGTNVIPTVHINDLAGVIQNVIDHKPKMHYFLAVDDSNNTYEDIVKAISHALGPGKINTVPKEEAYITKALTSSVLDYFSVNLRIEPALIKESFNLRWVSEAGIVENISAVVEEYKKLRHLLPVTICLMGPPAVGKSTVAEKLCKHYKLHHIKIKDIIDEKLAFLEDGLNVGLESEAEDSVSSTQDLLNALKDNMTQNDGRLEDLYVNRILRDKLNSKQCRNQGYVLDGYPKTYIQAKDLFYEQEMESMYSPTSKIPMYNKKIIPEFVFSLEASDNFLTERVQNLPESLVEKMHYRRDEFLRRLEKYREMNVEDETVLNYFDELEIHPEHIDVEYTAVVEKIMKVVGSPRNYGPTPEEKEAQDRRMAKERQHTTALEAAENKRRKAAIAAKMTAQLDEWNRHVAEVKRQEYELQEARSIPLRNYLMQYVMPTLTKGMVECSKAKPHDPVDFLAEYLLRDTSQD from the exons ATGgctgaagaaaagaaagaagttcATCGGACTAAACGTATTTTCGTCAACAATATCGATACTTATTCATCAAAGTATATTGCCAAG TTTTTGTCAACCTGCATAGCTGGACAGTCCCTGGAAGAGGTCGACGCAGCTGTAGATGACGAAGACAAACCCATTCAGGAGCCTTCACTTAGAGATGGAACATTTCAAGTCGTCGGAACCGTTGGAACCAAAGAGGGAAACGAGGACACTTTTGCCCTGGAACAGTATTCA TCATCAAATCGGGAAGAGCTGTTGTTGCGCCTTTTGGAATGTGATGTTGTGGTTTACAACATCTCAGAAAATGCAACGCCAGAGTTAATTGATGAGGCGACATGGGCTTTGACTG CAATTCATGCACAGATGGACGGATGGACTTCTCAGAAGATGTTTATCCTGGTGTCATCTGTGATGACATGGGCGTTGAGCACTTCG GATGACCCAGAATTACCTTTCACAGAGGATGACTACCGTAAGAAGAAGCCTCACCCGAACTTCAAGGAGCACACCAATCTGGAGAAACTGTTGCTCAAACTGGGAAAAGTG AAAAAGTCGAAGTTGACCTGTTATGTGGTAGCTGCAGGTCTTCAGTACGGCATGGGAGAAAACATGTTTCACTTCTTCTTCAAG GCGTCATGGCAAGGACAGTTTGCAAAAGTTCCCATTTTTGGTCGAGGCACAAATGTTATCCCAACTGTCCATATCAACGATCTTGCCGG GGTGATCCAGAATGTTATTGACCACAAGCCAAAGATGCACTATTTCCTTGCTGTAGATGACTCCAACAACACATATGAAGATATTGTGAAG GCTATAAGTCATGCACTGGGACCTGGCAAAATCAACACAGTCCCCAAAGAAGAAGCTTACATCACCAAGGCTTTGact TCGTCAGTTCTGGATTACTTCAGTGTTAACCTACGGATCGAACCGGCCTTAATTAAAGAGAGTTTCAACCTCCGCTGGGTGTCAGAGGCAGGAATAGTTGAAAACATTAGTGCTGTCGTGGAAGAATACAAAAAACTGAGACATCTGCTT CCAGTGACAATCTGCCTTATGGGGCCACCAGCAGTGGGAAAAAGTACAGTCGCAGAGAAACTGTGCAAGCATTACAAACTGCACCACATTAAGATCAAAGACATCATCGATGAGAAACTAGCTTTTCTG GAAGATGGACTGAATGTGGGACTGGAGAGTGAGGCTGAAGACTCTGTCAGCTCTACTCAGGACCTGCTTAATGCCTTGAAGGACAACATGACTCAAAATGATG GCCGTCTGGAGGATTTATATGTGAACCGCATTCTGCGGGACAAGCTGAACTCAAAGCAATGCCGAAACCAAGGGTATGTTCTTGATGGATACCCGAAAACCTATATCCAAGCCAAGGATTTGTTCTATG AACAAGAAATGGAATCAATGTACAGTCCCACCAGTAAAATTCCCATGTACAACAAAAAGATAATTCCAG AGTTTGTTTTCTCCTTGGAGGCATCAGACAACTttctgacagagagagtgcagaACCTTCCAGAAAGTTTGGTGGAGAAGATGCATTACAGACGGGATGAGTTCCTGCGGCGTCTGGAGAAGTATAGAGAGATGAACGTGGAGGACGAAACTGTGCTGAACTACTTTGATGAGCTGGAGATTCACCCAGAGCATATAG ACGTTGAGTACACAGCAGTCGTTGAAAAGATCATGAAGGTGGTGGGGTCACCCAGGAACTACGGGCCCACcccggaggagaaggaggcgcaGGACAGGAGGATGGCAAAGGAGAGACAGCATACGACGGCTCTGGAGGCAGCAGAGAACAAGCGCAGAAAGGCGGCCATAGCTGCTAAAATGACTGCTCAGCTGGACGAGTGG AACCGGCATGTGGCTGAGGTGAAAAGGCAGGAATACGAGCTGCAGGAGGCCCGATCCATCCCACTGAGGAACTACCTGATGCAGTATGTGATGCCGACTCTCACCAAGGGCATGGTAGAGTGCAGCAAAGCTAAACCCCATGATCCAGTTGACTTTTTG GCTGAATATCTTCTTCGGGACACTTCACAAGATTAA
- the papola gene encoding poly(A) polymerase alpha, which yields MPFPTANQALAAQQTLKHYGITSPISLTLPKEADLVQTHKLTETLNPYGVFEEELELQRRILVLGKLNTLVKEWIRDISELKNLPASLIETVGGKIFTFGSYRLGVHTKGADIDALCVSPRHVERTDFFTSFYEKLKEQEEVKDLRAVEEAFVPVIKLSFDGIEIDILFARLALQTIPEHLDLRDDGLLKNLDIRCIRSLNGCRVTDEILHLVPNIENFRLTLRTIKLWAKRHNIYSNILGFLGGVSWAMLVARTCQLYPNAVASTLVHKFFLVFSKWEWPNPVLLKQPEDCNLNLPVWDPRVTPSDRYHLMPIITPAYPQQNSTYNVSASTRAVMVDEFKQGLAITDEILQNKAEWSKLFEAPNFFQRYKHYIVLLASAPTEKQHLEWVGLVESKIRILVGNLEKNEFITLAHVNPQSFPGPKEGADKEEFSTMWVIGIVFKKMEGSENLNVDLTFDIQSFTDTVYRQAISSKMFEQDMKISAMHVKRRQLHQLLPNLTIQKRRKHSTEGLRQMNDNSLDLSLDSDNSMSVPSPTSVTPTKGAPLGPPPYPGVPVSDLTREAEGTRPTMTRQRSLSSSLPPSQTPPPTMGPPATKRPGSPLLEDTPAKKLKVDEEPATEMETSGETADVTPSQTPSPPLGLPAVTGSGSPQPEEPAADELSVDEGLISEPKPEGESVDISAVDPEITEEMSQGEVNMEAQMKKMAAADLSDVPLLPSNPIPVVKNSIKLRLSR from the exons ATGCCCTT TCCGACTGCTAACCAGGCACTAGCGGCACAGCAAACCCTTAAGCACTATGGGATCACTTCTCCGATCAGTTTGACTCTGCCCAAGGAGGCTGACCtggtacagacacacaagctgACTGAGACCCTGAATCCCTAtggtgtgtttgaggaggaACTGGAGCTACAGCGGAG GATCCTTGTGCTGGGCAAGCTCAACACTCTAGTGAAAGAGTGGATCAGGGACATCAGTGAATTAAAG AACTTGCCTGCATCGTTGATTGAAACAGTTGGAGGAAAGATCTTCACGTTTGGCTCCTACAGGTTGGGAGTTCATACTAAAG GTGCTGACATTgacgctctgtgtgtgtctcctcgtCATGTGGAGAGAACTGacttcttcacctccttctATGAGAAGCTCAAAGAGCAAGAAGAAGTCAAAGATTTAAGG GCTGTGGAAGAGGCGTTTGTTCCAGTTATAAAATTATCTTTTGATGGCATTGAG aTTGACATCCTGTTTGCCCGGTTAGCTTTGCAAACCATCCCGGAGCATTTGGATCTCCGAGATGATGGACTCCTGAAAAACCTGGACATTCGCTGTATCAGGAGTCTCAATG GTTGCAGAGTTACAGATGAGATCCTCCATCTTGTGCCCAACATCGAGAACTTCAGACTGACACTGAGAACGATCAAGCTATGGGCCAAAC GACACAACATCTACTCTAACATCCTGGGCTTCCTGGGCGGGGTGTCGTGGGCCATGCTGGTGGCCAGGACCTGCCAGCTCTACCCCAATGCTGTGGCCTCCACCCTGGTGCACAAGTTCTTCCTGGTCTTCTCCAAATG GGAGTGGCCCAACCCTGTCCTGCTGAAGCAACCAGAGGACTGCAACCTGAACCTGCCAGTGTGGGACCCCAGG GTGACTCCAAGTGACCGGTACCACCTCATGCCCATCATCACCCCGGCCTACCCCCAGCAGAACTCCACCTACAACGTGTCAGCTTCCACTCGCGCCGTCATGGTGGACGAGTTCAAGCAGG gCCTTGCCATCACAGACGAAATATTGCAGAATAAAGCAGAGTGGTCCAAACTATTTGAAGCACCAAACTTCTTTCAGAGATACAA GCATTATATTGTGTTGCTAGCAAGCGCACCCACAGAGAAGCAGCACCTTGAGTG GGTGGGCCTGGTGGAGTCAAAGATCCGGATCTTGGTGGGCAATCTGGAGAAGAACGAGTTCATCACTCTGGCCCATGTCAACCCACAGTCCTTCCCTGGACCCAAGGAAGGAGCAGACAA GGAGGAGTTCAGCACCATGTGGGTCATCGGGATCGTCTTTAAGAAAATGGAGGGATCAGAGAACCTGAATGTGGACCTGACATTCGACATCCAGTCCTTCACTGACACAG TGTACAGACAGGCGATTAGCAGCAAGATGTTTGAGCAGGACATGAAGATTTCAGCCATGCACGTGAAAAGGAGACAGCTCCACCAGCTGCTGCCTAACCTGACCATCCAGAAACGTAGAAAG CATTCGACAGAGGGGCTCCGTCAGATGAATGACAACAGTCTGGACCTATCGTTGGACAGCGACAACAGCATGTCagttccctcccccacctcggTCACTCCGACCAAGGGAGCCCCACTGGGCCCTCCTCCCTACCCAGG TGTTCCAGTCTCAGACCTcaccagagaggcagaggggaccAGGCCCACCATGACCCGCCAgcgctccctgtcctcctccctcccacccagccAGACGCCCCCTCCCACCATGGGCCCCCCAGCCACCAAAAGACCAGGCTCCCCCCTACTGGAGGACACCCCTGCCAAGAAACTCAAAGTGGACGAG GAACCAGCCACTGAGATGGAGACCTCCGGAGAGACTGCGGATGTCACGCCCAGccagaccccctctcctcccctgggcCTCCCGGCCGTGACGGGTTCAGGCTCTCCTCAGCCGGAGGAGCCTGCAGCAGATGAACTCAGCGTAGACGAG GGTCTGATCTCAGAGCCTAAACCAGAAGGGGAGAGTGTGGACATCTCTGCTGTCGACCCCGAG ATAACCGAGGAAATGTCTCAAGGCGAAGTTAATATGGAGGCTCAAATGAAG AAAATGGCCGCGGCAGATCTCTCAGacgtccccctgctcccctccaacCCCATCCCAGTGGTGAAGAACTCCATCAAGCTTCGCCTGAGCAGGTAG
- the aven gene encoding cell death regulator Aven gives MEGKPSRGRGGSWRRGGGGGGGNEAGSSGEHRGRGRGGYRGRGKRGHYRGRGGPLAASATHRDLEQHDDSKNLEEEEIEVFSRRKLESNWDRYEESEKEALNEDDTPTQRGTDFHILLESAGDSYSQFRFTEEKEWEIDALAVNQIASMFLDLPALVQSLQELPLHQRLNLDADLVQISTPVELPNMRMEPRQVKPQTPAPKGLGTSLGLSSAISPASGNVPQGLSNTVKPQAEDIDEELDRLLSLQTPVSVPSEALPEEETNTIQDQPILEKEEEPIVEEASASSKPEPVKQEVTEEDLEDWLDSMIS, from the exons ATGGAGGGAAAGCCGAGCAGGGGCCGTGGAGGGAGTTGGAGAAGAGGGggcggaggtggtggtggaaatGAAGCTGGAAGTTCAGGTGAACACAGGggacgaggaagaggtggaTACCGTGGACGAGGCAAAAGAGGTCATTATCGCGGCCGCGGAGGTCCACTGGCTGCCTCGGCTACCCACAGG GATTTGGAGCAGCATGACGATAGTAAGAAtttggaagaggaggaaatagAGGTGTTCTCTCGGAGAAAGTTGGAATCTAACTGGGATCGATACGAGGAGTCAGAAAAGGAGGCGCTAAATGAAGATGACACGCCCACACAGAGAGGCACAGACTTTCACATCCTCCTGGAATCTGCAG GGGACTCTTACTCTCAGTTCCGCTTCACTGAGGAGAAGGAGTGGGAGATAGATGCCTTGGCTGTCAATCAG ATCGCTTCCATGTTCTTGGACCTCCCAGCACTGGTCCAGTCTCTCCAGGAACTGCCCCTGCACCAGAGACTGAACCTGGACGCAGATCTTGTCCAG ATATCAACACCAGTAGAGCTGCCCAATATGAGAATGGAACCCAGGCAGGTGAAGCCTCAAACCCCCGCTCCCAAAGGCCTTGGCACAAGCCTGGGACTTTCCTCAGCGATAAGCCCAGCTTCCGGCAATGTTCCCCAGGGTTTGTCCAACACAGTCAAGCCTCAGGCAGAAGATATTGATGAAGAGTTGGACAGACTACTCAGTTTACAAACCCCGGTCTCCGTACCGTCAGAAGCTTTACCAGAGGAGGAGACGAATACCATCCAAGACCAAC CCATActtgaaaaggaggaggagcctaTTGTAGAGGAGGCGTCTGCTTCTTCTAAGCCTGAGcctgtcaaacaggaagtgacagaggaGGATCTGGAGGACTGGCTGGACAGCATGATCTCCTAA
- the LOC136947244 gene encoding muscarinic acetylcholine receptor M5-like — protein MDIKGLQNSTFEGNTSYSQPITHSLWEVITIATVSAIVSLITVVGNVLVMLSFKVNSQLKTVNNYYLLSLAFADLIIGVFSMNLYTSYILMGYWALGNLACDLWLALDYVASNASVMNLLVISFDRYFSITRPLTYRAKRTPKRAAIMIGLAWLVSFILWAPPILCWQYLIGKRTVPANQCQIQFFSEPVITFGTAIAAFYIPVSVMTILYCRIYKETERRTRDLAELQGLTSSENPEGTKPPKTTIRSCFSFTSERRDRNQASWSSSNQSNATKTTTRSDDAWVKVDQITSFNSYSSSGEEEEEEEEQPVSTATSQGSFKGPGRGQGPAEEGPVAGYNEKGYFSSPEKKGSTKKGISYKFKPKAQGSSLAKELKRDTKTPPLCASELDQPVRKSFSTTPKPMDPTLKSQITKRKRMVLIKEKKAAQTLSAILLTFILTWTPYNIMVLISTFCSDCIPISLWHLGYWLCYVNSTINPMCYALCNKTFQKTFRMLLLCQWRRKRGEDKLYWCGQNPVISNSKIT, from the coding sequence ATGGATATCAAGGGCCTTCAGAACTCCACATTTGAAGGCAACACTTCGTACTCCCAGCCCATCACACACAGTCTTTGGGAGGTCATCACCATAGCAACAGTTTCAGCCATTGTGAGTCTCATAACTGTGGTGGGAAATGTGCTTGTGATGTTGTCGTTTAAGGTGAACAGCCAGCTGAAGACTGTGAACAACTACTACCTACTGAGCCTGGCCTTTGCTGACCTCATCATCGGGGTGTTTTCTATGAACTTGTATACATCCTACATACTGATGGGTTATTGGGCCCTGGGGAATCTAGCATGTGATCTTTGGTTAGCATTGGATTATGTGGCCAGCAATGCATCCGTCATGAATCTGTTGGTCATCAGCTTTGACCGGTACTTCTCTATCACAAGGCCCCTGACATACAGGGCCAAAAGGACCCCGAAACGTGCCGCCATCATGATTGGTCTGGCATGGCTGGTGTCATTCATTCTATGGGCACCGCCCATCCTGTGCTGGCAGTACCTAATTGGTAAAAGGACAGTTCCGGCGAACCAGTGCCAGATCCAGTTTTTCTCCGAGCCGGTGATCACATTCGGCACAGCCATCGCCGCTTTCTACATCCCTGTGTCGGTGATGACTATTCTTTACTGTCGGAtctacaaagagacagagaggcgcaCCAGGGATCTGGCAGAACTCCAGGGCCTCACGTCCTCTGAGAACCCCGAAGGTACCAAGCCTCCGAAAACAACCATCCGCTCCTGCTTCAGCTTCACCAGCGAGCGCAGAGACAGGAACCAAGCCTCCTGGTCTTCCTCCAACCAGAGCAATGCCACCAAGACCACCACGCGCTCCGACGATGCCTGGGTCAAAGTGGACCAGAtcacctccttcaacagctACTCCTcgtcgggggaggaggaggaggaagaggaggagcagccaGTTTCCACGGCAACGTCTCAGGGGTCGTTCAAAGGGCCGGGTCGAGGGCAAGGGCCGGCAGAGGAGGGGCCGGTAGCAGGTTACAACGAGAAAGGGTATTTCTCCAGCCCTGAAAAGAAGGGAAGCACCAAGAAGGGAATCTCTTACAAGTTTAAACCCAAAGCACAAGGGAGCAGCCTGGCAAAAGAATTAAAGAGAGACACCAAAACTCCACCGCTGTGTGCCTCAGAACTTGATCAGCCAGTCCGCAAATCCTTTTCAACCACCCCCAAACCCATGGACCCGACCCTGAAGAGCCAAATAActaagaggaagaggatggtgctgatcaaggagAAGAAGGCTGCCCAGACTCTCAGTGCCATTCTCCTCACCTTCATCCTGACGTGGACGCCCTACAACATCATGGTGCTGATCTCCACCTTCTGTTCCGACTGCATCCCCATCTCCCTGTGGCACTTGGGCTACTGGCTGTGCTACGTCAACAGCACCATCAACCCCATGTGCTACGCGCTCTGCAACAAGACCTTCCAGAAGACTTTCCGCATGCTGCTACTGTgccagtggaggaggaagagaggggaggacaaacTCTACTGGTGTGGACAAAACCCAGTCATCAGCAACAGCAAAATAACATGA